In the Juglans microcarpa x Juglans regia isolate MS1-56 chromosome 6D, Jm3101_v1.0, whole genome shotgun sequence genome, one interval contains:
- the LOC121235588 gene encoding aspartic proteinase nepenthesin-2-like: MTRLQFLAAALFLYCTLIITMSGQFHFIHAKPRGLSLKIIPRDCPESPLYAGNLTLLSYQPEEIRLRLLVQGLFFLVQVGIGTPEKHVFLFVDTGGGLIWTQCEPCINCYPQAYPIYDSTASISYRKLPCNHPLCQGDSALYQCLDGECVYNYGYGSGETTKGIASLDTFEILVGDQTTTEFIPDVIFGCSKESNFPQFASTGVISGILGLNLSPDSLVNQLFDDEDRRFSHCFVPFLDAMMSPSFLKFGDDIPPPPANIQTTPFVTPPGKYLYYLNLLDISVGTHRIGFHPDTFKIQQDGSGGCIIDSGTPITQIDQNTLMIDAFYVVMTAFQYYYDSFSQLQRIGTPPERFELCYLYQPDFEEFATMTYHFEGGDYFVDSKYVNYFAQGGYFCVALREGNGKSILGAWHQQNMRITYDVNGGALHFATEICANNDSN; the protein is encoded by the coding sequence ATGACCCGACTCCAATTTCTTGCTGCTGCTCTATTTCTTTACTGTACCCTGATCATAACAATGTCCGgccaatttcatttcattcatgcaAAACCTAGGGGATTGAGCCTAAAGATCATCCCTAGGGACTGCCCAGAGTCTCCTTTATATGCTGGAAACCTGACGCTCCTATCGTACCAGCCTGAGGAAATTCGACTTCGACTGCTTGTCCAAggccttttctttttggtgcAGGTAGGCATTGGAACACCAGAGAAACACGTGTTTTTATTCGTGGACACAGGTGGTGGCCTGATTTGGACGCAGTGCGAGCCATGCATCAACTGCTACCCGCAAGCATATCCCATTTACGACTCAACTGCTTCCATTTCTTACAGAAAGCTCCCCTGCAATCACCCACTCTGTCAAGGTGACAGTGCCCTCTACCAATGTCTCGATGGCGAATGCGTTTATAACTATGGCTATGGCAGCGGAGAGACCACCAAAGGCATTGCATCTTTGGATACATTTGAGATTTTAGTTGGTGATCAAACTACTACTGAGTTCATTCCTGATGTAATCTTTGGTTGTTCCAAGGAGTCCAATTTTCCTCAATTTGCCAGTACTGGTGTCATTTCTGGGATCTTGGGATTGAACCTGTCGCCGGATTCTCTGGTGAATCAGCTGTTTGATGACGAGGACCGGCGTTTCTCTCATTGCTTTGTGCCTTTTCTTGATGCAATGATGTCTCCTAGTTTCCTAAAATTTGGCGATGACATTCCCCCGCCGCCGGCAAACATTCAGACAACCCCATTTGTGACACCACCGGGGAAGTATCTCTACTATTTGAATTTACTGGATATAAGTGTTGGTACTCATCGCATAGGATTCCATCCAGACACTTTCAAAATCCAGCAAGATGGCTCGGGTGGTTGTATTATAGACTCTGGAACTCCGATCACTCAAATCGATCAAAACACTCTTATGATCGATGCATTTTACGTGGTGATGACTGCATTTCAGTATTATTATGATTCGTTCAGCCAGCTTCAGAGAATTGGCACGCCGCCGGAACGTTTTGAACTTTGTTACCTGTACCAACCGGATTTCGAGGAGTTTGCCACAATGACGTACCATTTTGAAGGTGGAGACTACTTTGTGGATTCAAAGTACGTAAACTATTTCGCCCAGGGAGGATATTTCTGCGTAGCACTGAGGGAAGGAAATGGGAAAAGTATACTGGGAGCATGGCATCAGCAAAATATGCGCATTACTTATGATGTCAATGGCGGTGCACTGCATTTTGCCACCGAGATTTGTGCTAATAATGATTctaattga
- the LOC121235587 gene encoding aspartic proteinase nepenthesin-2-like, with amino-acid sequence MAGVLQFLAASLFLYTLIITISQFHFSTSAKLSGLSLKIIPRDCPESPLYPGNLTRLERIERLIRFSKARAQYLETISSTVNSTILDNKNIRFTLFLDNFLFVVQVGIGLPEKLVFLLMDTGGGLIWTQCEPCKNCYKQAYPIYNSGASITYRKLPCNHPLCQGDNARYQCVNGECVYDLGYLGGASTKGVASFETFKVPVDESNAKYIYNIIFGCSNDNQGMQFAKNGVISGVLGLSLSPDSLVSQTLDEDYQRFSYCLIPFDETIIMTPSLLRFGTDIPLPPANIQTTPFVKPPSGTNYYLLNLQDVSVGFHRLGFPPDTFKPKQDGTGGCIIDSGALISRLDQNTINGRNAYREVMGAFQNHYDSFKLQRIGKVAEGLELCYKYTQDFKEFATMTYHFEGADYTVDSKYVNFYETQAGYFCVALLPGNGKSLLGVWHQQNMRIIYDAQIGALQFATENCAINNLIN; translated from the coding sequence ATGGCTGGAGTACTCCAATTTCTTGCTGCTTCTCTATTTCTTTATACCCTGATCATAACAATCTCCCAATTTCATTTCAGTACTTCTGCAAAACTCAGTGGGTTGAGCCTGAAGATCATCCCTAGGGACTGTCCAGAGTCTCCTTTATATCCTGGAAACCTGACTCGACTTGAGAGAATAGAAAGATTGATCAGATTCTCTAAAGCTAGAGCCCAATATTTGGAAACAATATCCAGTACTGTCAATTCGACAATATTGGACAACAAGAACATCCGTTTTACATTGTTCCTTGATAATTTCTTATTCGTGGTGCAGGTAGGCATTGGATTACCAGAGAAGCTGGTGTTTTTACTTATGGACACAGGTGGTGGCCTGATTTGGACGCAGTGCGAACCATGCAAGAACTGTTACAAGCAAGCATATCCCATTTACAATTCAGGTGCTTCCATTACTTACAGGAAACTCCCTTGCAACCACCCTCTCTGTCAAGGCGACAATGCCCGCTACCAATGCGTCAATGGCGAATGCGTTTACGACCTCGGTTATCTTGGCGGGGCGTCAACCAAAGGCGTTGCATCCTTTGAAACATTCAAAGTTCCAGTCGACGAATCTAACGCCAAgtacatttataatataatctttGGCTGCTCGAACGATAACCAAGGCATGCAATTTGCCAAAAATGGTGTCATTTCTGGGGTCTTGGGATTGAGCCTGTCACCGGATTCACTAGTCTCTCAGACGCTCGATGAAGACTACCAACGATTCTCTTATTGCTTGATACCTTTTGATGAAACCATCATCATGACTCCTAGTCTTCTAAGATTTGGTACTGACATTCCCTTACCGCCGGCAAACATTCAGACAACCCCATTTGTCAAACCACCGTCCGGGACAAATTATTACCTTTTGAATTTACAGGATGTAAGTGTTGGTTTCCATCGACTTGGGTTTCCACCAGATACCTTCAAACCCAAGCAAGATGGCACAGGTGGTTGTATTATAGACTCAGGAGCTTTGATCTCTAGACTTGATCAGAATACCATTAATGGGCGCAATGCTTACAGGGAGGTGATGGGTGCATTTCAGAATCATTATGATTCTTTCAAGCTTCAGAGAATTGGAAAAGTGGCAGAGGGACTTGAACTTTGTTACAAGTACACACAGGATTTCAAGGAGTTTGCCACAATGACGTACCACTTTGAAGGAGCAGACTACACTGTAGATTCAAAGTACGTGAATTTTTACGAGACTCAGGCAGGGTATTTTTGCGTCGCACTGTTGCCAGGAAATGGAAAAAGTTTACTAGGAGTATGGCATCAACAAAATATGCGCATTATTTATGATGCACAAATTGGTGCACTCCAATTTGCCACCGAGAATTGTGCTattaataatcttataaattaa